In the genome of Tannockella kyphosi, one region contains:
- the fabD gene encoding ACP S-malonyltransferase, which produces MKIGFIYAGQGSQYVGMNQSFYDNYEQAKQLLNRINPSIKQLCFHGPIEELSKTSNTQPCMVTTAIIATKLLKQAGIEPIITCGLSLGEYSALYASGVFDEDTVLDLVNYRGQVMEEAVAGMKSKMVAVIGLQRELVLEAITKVSSGIVEVANYNCPGQIVIGGQIEAVEEASNYCKELGARRVIALNTSGPFHTSLLQQASERLKEKLETVHFQTMKIPVIFNSTATLLQENQSIPNLLEKQVMTSVYFEDSIYKMIDYGIDTIIEIGPGKVLSGFVKKINKEITCYQVEDKDSLEKTISLIKGDNEWNKEK; this is translated from the coding sequence ATGAAGATAGGATTTATATATGCAGGACAAGGGAGTCAATATGTAGGAATGAACCAATCATTTTATGATAACTATGAACAAGCAAAACAATTATTAAATAGAATTAATCCTTCTATTAAACAATTATGTTTTCATGGTCCAATAGAAGAATTATCTAAAACAAGCAATACACAACCTTGTATGGTTACAACTGCTATTATTGCTACAAAATTACTAAAACAAGCAGGTATTGAACCAATAATAACATGTGGTTTAAGTTTAGGAGAATACTCTGCATTATATGCTAGTGGGGTATTTGATGAAGATACAGTACTAGATTTAGTAAACTATCGAGGACAAGTAATGGAAGAAGCAGTAGCAGGAATGAAAAGTAAAATGGTTGCTGTAATAGGGTTACAAAGAGAACTAGTATTAGAAGCAATAACAAAGGTTTCTTCAGGAATAGTGGAAGTGGCTAACTATAATTGTCCTGGACAAATTGTGATAGGTGGGCAAATAGAAGCAGTCGAAGAAGCATCTAATTATTGTAAAGAATTAGGTGCTAGAAGAGTAATTGCTCTTAATACAAGTGGACCTTTTCATACCTCATTGTTACAACAAGCTAGTGAAAGATTAAAAGAAAAGTTGGAAACAGTTCACTTTCAAACAATGAAAATACCAGTAATATTTAATAGTACGGCTACTCTTTTACAAGAGAACCAATCAATCCCTAACTTATTAGAAAAACAAGTAATGACAAGTGTTTATTTTGAGGATAGTATTTATAAAATGATAGATTATGGAATTGATACAATTATTGAAATAGGACCAGGGAAAGTATTAAGTGGTTTTGTTAAAAAGATAAACAAAGAAATTACTTGTTATCAAGTAGAAGATAAAGACTCATTAGAGAAAACTATTTCTCTAATAAAAGGAGATAACGAATGGAACAAAGAAAAGTAG
- a CDS encoding NAD(P)H-dependent flavin oxidoreductase, producing MKIQLNQHTMTIPIIQGGMGVGVSLGNLAGHVALNGGMGVISTAHPGYRADDFLKNTKEANVRELQVEIKKAKEIANNNGIVAINAMVAIRDYELMIKAALDAKVDAIISGAGLPLNLPALVKGHDVLIAPIVSSKKALAVILKSWQRKHQRVPDFIVIEGALAGGHLGFHKEDLLEGKVQSLEAILIDVLELLKQLDLCIPVFVAGGIYTGQDIRKYIDLGATGVQMATRFITTNECDASLAYKQAFLQATTKDIDLVKSPVGMPGRAIKNKLTEKLEKGQRIPIKHCFQCLIPCDPKTTPYCISGALIDAVKGNKEEGLFFSGSNGYLNKEIISVKRLIKQLMEECYS from the coding sequence ATGAAAATTCAATTAAATCAACATACAATGACTATTCCTATTATTCAAGGTGGAATGGGAGTAGGGGTATCTTTAGGGAATTTAGCAGGACATGTTGCATTGAATGGAGGGATGGGAGTGATATCAACGGCTCATCCAGGCTATCGAGCTGATGACTTTTTAAAAAATACAAAAGAAGCAAATGTAAGAGAATTACAAGTAGAAATAAAAAAAGCAAAAGAAATAGCGAATAACAATGGGATTGTTGCTATTAATGCAATGGTTGCTATTAGAGATTATGAATTAATGATAAAAGCAGCATTAGATGCAAAAGTAGATGCTATTATTTCAGGAGCAGGATTACCTCTTAATCTACCAGCTTTAGTAAAAGGACATGATGTATTAATTGCACCTATTGTTTCTAGTAAAAAGGCATTAGCAGTTATATTAAAATCATGGCAAAGAAAACATCAAAGAGTACCTGATTTTATTGTTATTGAAGGAGCTCTTGCTGGAGGACATTTAGGTTTTCATAAAGAAGATTTATTAGAGGGTAAAGTACAATCATTAGAAGCTATTTTAATAGATGTTTTAGAACTACTAAAACAACTAGATTTATGCATACCAGTCTTTGTAGCTGGTGGAATATATACGGGTCAAGATATTCGTAAATATATAGACTTAGGTGCAACAGGCGTACAAATGGCAACCCGTTTTATAACAACAAATGAATGTGATGCAAGTTTAGCTTATAAACAAGCTTTCTTACAAGCAACAACCAAAGACATTGATTTAGTTAAATCACCAGTAGGTATGCCAGGAAGAGCAATTAAAAATAAACTAACTGAAAAGTTAGAAAAAGGCCAAAGAATACCGATTAAACATTGTTTCCAATGTTTAATACCATGTGATCCTAAAACAACACCTTATTGTATATCTGGAGCATTGATAGATGCAGTGAAAGGAAATAAAGAAGAAGGATTGTTTTTTAGTGGAAGTAATGGATATTTAAATAAAGAAATTATTTCAGTAAAAAGATTAATAAAACAACTAATGGAGGAATGTTATTCATGA